In the genome of Verrucomicrobiota bacterium, the window CTTGACTTCCCAAGGCTCCTCCAATCCCAATAGCTGGCCGTAGTGTTCATTCAGGGTGTTGCTCCAGTTCATGCCCCCACTCTGGGAACCCTTTTCCCTTGCTCAAGCTCACTTCTCTCCCATTATTTTCCGCGAAGAGCCGAACTTTGTAACGCTCAAGCCCCCACCAACAGCCGTGCAGGGTTCTCGATGCAGTCTTTCACGCGGATGAGGAAGGTGACGGCTTCTTTGCCGTCGACGATGCGGTGGTCGTAGCTGAGGGCGAGGTTCATCATGGGCTTGATGACGACTTGGCCGTTTTGCGCGATGGGGCGTTGTTGGATGCTGTGCATGCCCAAGATACCGCTCTGCGGTGGGCTGAGGATGGGGGTGCTCAGGAGCGATCCGTAGATGCCGCCGTTGGTGATGCTGAAGGTGGCTCCTTGGAGGTCTTCGAAGGCGAGTTTGCCTTGGCGGGCTTTGGTGGCGAGGTCGATGATGTTTTGCTCAATTTCAGCGAAGCTTTTTTGATCGCAATCCCGCAGAACGGGGACGACGAGTCCTTTGGGAGTGCCGACGGCGATCCCGATGTCATAGTAGTGGTAGTTCACGATTTCTTTGCCATCGAGGCTGGCATTGATATTGGCCTCCGCTTTGAGGCCCTCCACGACGGCTTTTACGAAGAAGGACATGAAGCCGAGTTTGATGCCATGGCGTTCCACGAAGTCTTCTTGAAGCACTTTGCGCAAGCCCATGACGGCACTCATGTCGCATTCGTTGAAGGTGGTGAGGATGGCAGCGGTTTGCTGGGCGTTGACGAGGTGGCTGGCGATTTTCTGGCGCAGCTGGCTCATCTTGGTGCGCGTGACGCGCTCCTCACTTTTGACCAAGAGGGGAGCGGGCGGGCGGGGCGGCTTGGCAGCCGGGGCGGGGCTTTCTTTCTTGGGCTCAGCCACTGGGGGGGTGGGGGGCGGAGTCTGCGGGGCGGGAGTGGGGTCGGGCTTCGGGGAGGCTTTGGCGGCCCCGACTTGAATTTTGCCGACCACGGAGCCGATTTCGACCTCCTCCCCAGCTTCGACCGCAATCCGGAGAACCCCGTCGGCTTCCGCTTCGAGTTCTTGGGAGATTTTGTCCGTTTCCAGGGTGAGGAGATTGTCGCCCACGGCCACGTTTTCTCCGTCTTGCTTGTGCCAAGCGGCGATGGTGCCGGAGGAGATGGATTCGCCGACGGCGGGGATTTTTACGTCAATGGTTTCCCCGCTGCGACTGGCTGCGGGGGACTCGGGAGCGGCGGCTTCTTCCGAGATGGCGGCGGGGGGAGCGGTGGTGGTGGTCCCTTCTTCAATGGTGGCGACGACCGCTCCAATCTCGACTTCTTCGCCTTCGGCGATTCCGATCCGGAGGATTCCTTCGGCTTCGGCTTCGAGCTCTTGGGAAATTTTGTCGGTTTCAAGGGTGAGGAGGATGTCACCGACGGCGACGTTTTCTCCGTCTTGCTTGTGCCAGGTGGCGATGGTGCCCGAGGAAACAGATTCGCCGACGGCGGGGATGGTGACTGCGGTGGCCATGGAGGAGGTTTGCTTTCCCGGTGCCTAGGACAGAAGCTGCCGCCACGCAAGAGGGGTTGCGAGGTGGGGGCAATTTTCAGGCTCAGACGTGGAAGGCTTGCTCGACGAGTTTCCTCTGCTCGGCCTCATGGAGGGCCTTCGAGCCAACGGCCGGGCTGGCGGCGCGGTCCCGGCCGGCGAAGCGGATTCGGTGGCGAGTGAGCTTTTGGAGTCGATGGCTGATGTAGAACCAAGCCCCTTGGTTGAGCGGTTCTTCCTGGCACCAGACCCATTTGGACGCCTGCGCGTAGGGCGAGATGATTTCCTTGATGAGCTCCCAGTGGAAGGGGTAGAGTTGTTCCACACGGATGAGGGCGACGTCGTTGAGCTCCTGTTCTTCACGATACTTCACGAGGTCGAAGTAGACTTTCCCCGAGCAGAAGATGAGGCGGCTGACGCGCTCGGGGTGCTCGAAGAATCGCTCGTCACGGAGGATTTCCTGGAAGCGGCTTTCCCCGGCAAAATCTTCGGTGCGCGAGGTGCACCCCGGGTGACTGAGCAAGCTCTTGGGCGACATGACGATGAGCGGCTTGCGGAAGTTTTCCCGTTTCATCTGGCGCCGCAAGAGGTGAAAGTATTGCGCGGGCTTGGTGAGATTGCAGACTTGCATATTGCCCTCGGCGCAGAGCTGGAGGAAGCGCTCGAGGCGGGCGCTGGAGTGCTCCGGGCCCATGCCTTCATAGCCGTGCGGCAGGAGCATGACGATGCCACTGGGCTGTTGCCACTTCGATTCGGAGGAGGCGATGAATTGGTCGATGATGACTTGAGCCCCATTCGCGAAGTCCCCAAACTGGGCTTCCCAAAGGATGAGGACCTGGGGCACCATGAGGGAGTAGCCGTAGTCGAAGCCGAGGACGGCGTTCTCCGAGAGGAGGCTATTGTAGACGCAAAATTTCGCTTGGTCCTCCGAGAGAGTAAGAAGGGGGATGTGGCGTTCCCGGGTTTCGGTGTCGTAGAAGACGGAGTGGCGTTGGCTGAAGGTGCCGCGGCGGCTGTCCTGGCCCGAGAGGCGCACGCCGATGCCTTCCACCAAGAGGGAGGCGAAGGCCAGGGCTTCCGCGAAGGCCCAGTCATAGGGTCCGCCTTGTTCGAGGGCTTCGCGGCGTCGGGGAAGGAAGCGCTTTTCGAGAGTGGGGTTGATGCGGAAGCCCTCGGGCACGCTCACCAGCCGGTGGCCGAGTTCGAGGAGCTTCTCGGTCTCGATCCCGGTGGGGCAGGGCTGGTAATTGTATTGGTTTTGGAGAATGGCGACCTTGGTGGGGTCGGCCGGGGGCTCGCCCCGTTCCAGGAGCGCCTTAACCTCGGTCAAGCCCTTCTCCAAGCGGTTGGCATTGGCATCGATGATTTCCTGCACCTCTGGCTCGGTGACCTCGGGGTCTTCTTCCAGGAGGTGTTTCTTGTATTTCTGGGTGACGGAGAGCTGCTCGGCGATGGTGCGTGCTTGCTGCGGTTGGGTGAAGGCCGCTTGGTCGGCTTCGTTGTGGCCTTGGCGTCGATAGCAGAGGAGGTCGATGACGATGTCGCGGCCGAAGTCCTGCCGGTAGCGAAGCGCGAGCTTGAAGGCCCAGTAGATTTCTTCCGGTTCATCGCCATTCACGTGGAGGATGGGGGCGTCGATCATTTTGGCCACGTCCGTGCAGTAGGCGGAGGAGCGAGCGTCCTCTGGCATGGTGGTGAAGCCGATTTGGTTGTTCACCACGAGGTGGATGGTGCCGCCGGTGCGGTAGCCGGTTAGTTGCGAGAGATTGAGGACTTCCGCTACCGGGCCCTGGCCAGCGAAGGCGGCATCGCCATGGACGAGGATGGGCAGCACGCGCTTGCGTTCCACGCTGTCGCCAATGATTCGCTGGCGGGCGCGGGCCTTGCCTTGAACCACGGGATTGACCGCTTCGAGGTGGCTGGGATTGGCGGCCAAGAAGACTTTCACCTCTTGGCCATCCCAATTTTGGCGAGTCACTTCGTAGCCGAGGTGGTATTTCACATCGCCATCGCCCGTCAGGAGATCCGGAACATAGCTGGAGTGAAACTCGTGGAAGAGCAGCGGAAGGGGCTTGCGGAGAAAATTCGCCAGCACATTGACCCGGCCCCGGTGGGCCATGCCCATGACGATTTCTTCCACGCCGAGCTCGGGGCCGTGATTGAGCACGGTGTTCAGTCCCACCATCATGCCCTCGCTCCCCTCCAAGGAAAAACGTTTCACGCCGACGAATTTCTTCCCGAGGAAGTGCTCGAGCGCTTCGGCCTCTTCCAGCCACTTGAAGAGCTTCTTGCGAATGAAGGCCTTGGGGCGGCGATCTTCATTAAAACGACGTTCGATCCGCTCCCGCAGCCAATTCCGGATCTCCTGGTTGTGGATATGGAGGAATTCGAAACCGATTTTTCCGCAATAGATTTTCCTCAGCTCCCCGATCATGATGCGGAGAGTCATTTTGCGATTGCCTTGGAAAAACGAGGTGGCGAACTCGCGGTCGAGGTCGGCTTCTTTGAAACCCAATGCAGCCAACTCCAGGGCTTCATTCCGCCGCTCCTGCTTGCCGAGCGGGTCGATGTCCGCGACGGTGTGACCGAGCGAGCGGTAGCTGTAAACGAGGCTGACGATCTTGGCGCGGAGAGCGATCTGTTCTTCGCTCAGTTGGGTCACCCCATCGAGGGATTCCCCGTCCTCTGAACTGGACTGGTCCACCCCGAGCTCGAAGCCTTCGAAGAAGGCCGACCAGGTGGGCTCCATGTTCTGCGGATCGATCCGCCACTCCTCGTATTTGGCGTCGAGGAGCGCGGCGTTGGCACGGGGAGAAATGCTGGCCTTCATGGCGGGGAGCGAAAAGTAGGTGCGGAGGAAAAGGGTTTGGGGGAAGCGACACAAAACTTGCCCCTTCGAACCGCGTTTCTCCACCGTTTTCTTTGGAAATTCTAAGGGAAACTTGTCATTTCAGCCCGCCCCGCCTTAGTTGCGCGCCCCGCCTTCATGATTCGCGTCCAACAGCTCACCAAAAAATACTATGGGAAGACCGTGGTGCGGGAGGTGTCTTTTGAGGTAGGCCGGGGAGAAATCGTGGGCTTTCTCGGTCCTAATGGCGCCGGCAAGACGACGACGCTTCGCATGATCACTGGCTACCTCTCGCCCACCCAGGGCCGGGTGGAGGTGGACGGGATCGATGTGGTGGCCCATTCGCTCGAAGCCCGACGGCGCATTGGCTACATGCCGGAAAATGTCCCTCTCTATCCCGAGATGCGCGTGAAGGAATACCTCCGCTTCCGGGCCGAACTCAAGGGCGTGCCCCGAAAAGAGTGTCGCGAGCGGACGGAGGTCGTCATGAAGCAATGCGGTCTGGAAGAGGTGCGGCGCAAAATCATTCAGAATCTCTCCAAGGGCTACCGGCAACGAGTCGGGCTGGCGGACGCCCTCATTCACCGCCCCCCTCTCCTCATTCTCGACGAGCCGACCAATGGTCTCGATCCCAATCAAATCCGCCAGGTGCGCGACTTCATCAAAAACTTGGGGGAGAAGCACACCATCCTTCTCTCCACCCACATTTTGAGCGAAGTGGAGGCCATTTGCGACAAGGTCATTATCCTCGACCGCGGCACGGTCAAGGCCTCGGACACCCCGGGGCTTCTCGCCAAGCAGCTCCGCCGAGCTAGCACCCTCGTGGTGGAGGTCCAGCCGGGCGAGGCCAATGTGGAGCGACTTTGCCGCAAACTGGCCGGCGTCCGCAAAGTGGTGGCGACGCCTTTGGCAGAAGACTGGACTCGCCTCGTCATCCGCTGCGTGGCGGGCGAGGACGTCCGGCCGCAGCTGGATCGATTGGTCAAAGAGCACGGCTGGCCCCTGCGGGAGTTCCGCTTCAAGCGGGCGTCCCTCGAGGACGTCTTCACTGAAATCACCCATCCCGACGCCTGAGCCATGCGCGCCTATTGGATCCTCTTAAAAAAAGAGCTGAACGTCTACCGCAACTCACCGGTGACCTATCTCGCTTTAGGATTTCTGATCTTCACGCAAGGACTGGCCTTCAGTTTCTCGGTCGGCGAATTCACGAAAGGGCCTTCCCCTTTTGGTTTGGTGCAAATCGTCTTCAACGCGAACTCGCTCCTGCTCTTTTGGATGCCCCTGCTCGTGATCGTGCCGCTGCTCACGATGCGCCTTTTCGCAGAGGAGAAGAAGCTCGGCACCATAGAAACCCTTTTCACCGCACCGGTGAACGTCAGCTCGGTGGTGCTCGCGAAATACACCGCCGCGCTCATTCTCTTCACGCTTTTGTGGCTGCCGAGCGGGCTCAACTTTCGCATTTTCGAATGGGTGACCGGCCAGGACGCCATCATCAGCGGGCGGGCCTACTGGTGTGCCTATGCCCTCATTCTGCTCTTGGGGGCCCAGATGCTAGCCGTGGGCTGCTTTGGTTCTGCCCTGACCTCGAATCAGCTCCTGGCCGCCCTGCTCACCTTCACCATTTTGCTGGCCTTCTTTGCCTTCGGTTTCTTGAACGAGTTCTTCCGCAATCTGCCGACCGTGACCCAAGCCATCGTCGAACACGTCAGCGCCAGCTCCCACATGCGGCGCTTCTCCCAAGGCCTCTTTGATACCCGCCCGCTCTTTTGGCACCTCAGCCTGGCGGCCTTCTTTCTCTTCCTGACCTACACCGCTCTGCGCCAACAGCGAGGAGGGGTCTGACGCATGAGCCAAACGGACCACCCACCTGCCTCGGCCCGCGACCGTCGCCTCCGTCCTCTCTGGCGGTCGCTTCAAATCGGCGGGGCGCTCGTGCTCTTCGTCTCGGTCAATGTGCTCTCCTGCCAGCATTACTTCCAGCGGGACTTCACGG includes:
- the sucB gene encoding dihydrolipoyllysine-residue succinyltransferase, yielding MATAVTIPAVGESVSSGTIATWHKQDGENVAVGDILLTLETDKISQELEAEAEGILRIGIAEGEEVEIGAVVATIEEGTTTTAPPAAISEEAAAPESPAASRSGETIDVKIPAVGESISSGTIAAWHKQDGENVAVGDNLLTLETDKISQELEAEADGVLRIAVEAGEEVEIGSVVGKIQVGAAKASPKPDPTPAPQTPPPTPPVAEPKKESPAPAAKPPRPPAPLLVKSEERVTRTKMSQLRQKIASHLVNAQQTAAILTTFNECDMSAVMGLRKVLQEDFVERHGIKLGFMSFFVKAVVEGLKAEANINASLDGKEIVNYHYYDIGIAVGTPKGLVVPVLRDCDQKSFAEIEQNIIDLATKARQGKLAFEDLQGATFSITNGGIYGSLLSTPILSPPQSGILGMHSIQQRPIAQNGQVVIKPMMNLALSYDHRIVDGKEAVTFLIRVKDCIENPARLLVGA
- a CDS encoding 2-oxoglutarate dehydrogenase E1 component: MCRFPQTLFLRTYFSLPAMKASISPRANAALLDAKYEEWRIDPQNMEPTWSAFFEGFELGVDQSSSEDGESLDGVTQLSEEQIALRAKIVSLVYSYRSLGHTVADIDPLGKQERRNEALELAALGFKEADLDREFATSFFQGNRKMTLRIMIGELRKIYCGKIGFEFLHIHNQEIRNWLRERIERRFNEDRRPKAFIRKKLFKWLEEAEALEHFLGKKFVGVKRFSLEGSEGMMVGLNTVLNHGPELGVEEIVMGMAHRGRVNVLANFLRKPLPLLFHEFHSSYVPDLLTGDGDVKYHLGYEVTRQNWDGQEVKVFLAANPSHLEAVNPVVQGKARARQRIIGDSVERKRVLPILVHGDAAFAGQGPVAEVLNLSQLTGYRTGGTIHLVVNNQIGFTTMPEDARSSAYCTDVAKMIDAPILHVNGDEPEEIYWAFKLALRYRQDFGRDIVIDLLCYRRQGHNEADQAAFTQPQQARTIAEQLSVTQKYKKHLLEEDPEVTEPEVQEIIDANANRLEKGLTEVKALLERGEPPADPTKVAILQNQYNYQPCPTGIETEKLLELGHRLVSVPEGFRINPTLEKRFLPRRREALEQGGPYDWAFAEALAFASLLVEGIGVRLSGQDSRRGTFSQRHSVFYDTETRERHIPLLTLSEDQAKFCVYNSLLSENAVLGFDYGYSLMVPQVLILWEAQFGDFANGAQVIIDQFIASSESKWQQPSGIVMLLPHGYEGMGPEHSSARLERFLQLCAEGNMQVCNLTKPAQYFHLLRRQMKRENFRKPLIVMSPKSLLSHPGCTSRTEDFAGESRFQEILRDERFFEHPERVSRLIFCSGKVYFDLVKYREEQELNDVALIRVEQLYPFHWELIKEIISPYAQASKWVWCQEEPLNQGAWFYISHRLQKLTRHRIRFAGRDRAASPAVGSKALHEAEQRKLVEQAFHV
- a CDS encoding ATP-binding cassette domain-containing protein translates to MIRVQQLTKKYYGKTVVREVSFEVGRGEIVGFLGPNGAGKTTTLRMITGYLSPTQGRVEVDGIDVVAHSLEARRRIGYMPENVPLYPEMRVKEYLRFRAELKGVPRKECRERTEVVMKQCGLEEVRRKIIQNLSKGYRQRVGLADALIHRPPLLILDEPTNGLDPNQIRQVRDFIKNLGEKHTILLSTHILSEVEAICDKVIILDRGTVKASDTPGLLAKQLRRASTLVVEVQPGEANVERLCRKLAGVRKVVATPLAEDWTRLVIRCVAGEDVRPQLDRLVKEHGWPLREFRFKRASLEDVFTEITHPDA
- a CDS encoding ABC transporter permease; amino-acid sequence: MRAYWILLKKELNVYRNSPVTYLALGFLIFTQGLAFSFSVGEFTKGPSPFGLVQIVFNANSLLLFWMPLLVIVPLLTMRLFAEEKKLGTIETLFTAPVNVSSVVLAKYTAALILFTLLWLPSGLNFRIFEWVTGQDAIISGRAYWCAYALILLLGAQMLAVGCFGSALTSNQLLAALLTFTILLAFFAFGFLNEFFRNLPTVTQAIVEHVSASSHMRRFSQGLFDTRPLFWHLSLAAFFLFLTYTALRQQRGGV